In the genome of Cryptomeria japonica chromosome 8, Sugi_1.0, whole genome shotgun sequence, one region contains:
- the LOC131074614 gene encoding auxin-responsive protein SAUR50, whose product MERSQIRQVTKKLQRLRSFKQILSFKLRRRSAEEDGEKRRRDEKIVPTDVCEGHVAVYAAKEERKRRRFVIPLDYLKHPVFKDLLRMAEEEFGFDYHTGLLTLPCDPLQFEEIINGLKDLGGKASESSRYTSLTSKRSSCRSGSASISFNAAKTVVVH is encoded by the coding sequence ATGGAGAGAAGCCAAATAAGGCAGGTCACCAAGAAGTTGCAGAGACTGAGGAGTTTCAAGCAGATCCTCTCCTTCAAATTGCGCCGCCGATCTGCtgaagaagatggagagaaaaggCGGCGGGATGAAAAGATTGTTCCCACAGATGTTTGTGAGGGTCATGTTGCGGTTTACGCCGCCAAAGAGGAGCGAAAAAGGAGGCGCTTTGTTATTCCTCTGGATTATCTGAAACACCCAGTTTTTAAAGATCTGCTTCGCATGGCGGAAGAGGAATTTGGGTTTGATTATCACACAGGGCTTCTTACTCTTCCCTGTGATCCGCTTCAGTTTGAGGAGATCATTAATGGGTTGAAGGATTTGGGGGGCAAAGCTTCTGAATCTTCTCGGTATACttcattgacatccaagaggaGCTCCTGTCGATCTGGTTCTGCTTCCATTTCTTTTAATGCTGCTAAGACTGTAGTGGTGCATTGA